The following is a genomic window from Leucoraja erinacea ecotype New England unplaced genomic scaffold, Leri_hhj_1 Leri_115S, whole genome shotgun sequence.
ccatccccttccttatctctatgtctccccgattacattttatctctgcacacaaaaaatgctgaagaaactcagctggtgaggcagcacctatggagagaaggaataggtgacattttggagcgAGACCCATCTCTGTTGTCATccctcccctagctaacaattatctaCGTTACATTTTCATAGAGTCCCTTCTCTTTTGATGTTTTCACACCACCCCCTTCCTTACCTCTATGTCTCCCCGATTACATTTCATCTGTTGTCACCTCAACCATGGGCGACAATGGTCAATGATCATTAACAATGATATTTCTCGAAcatcatctcttttgatgtctggttttcacaccttaccctttcttatctctctctctttctctctctctctccctccctcctaccccaccatctcccccacccccagcgTGAGGTGCTgattggaagggaagttggtttgtgcgatggcctgggctgcgtccacaactctcgggTTAACTATTACGTCGCGGCACTAACTTCACTGCCACGCGTCCTGTTGCAGGCCGAGCCAGTTAAGGTGGCGGTGACCAGAGCTGCCGGACCTACCGCCTACTCCTTGCTGTACAGCATCGCCAATGGAGAGGTGTGTGGCAACCAGCAGGCAAGTACAGTAcagccagtctgaggaagggtctccacccgaaacctcacccgttccttctctccagagatgctgcctgtcccgctgagttactccagcattttgtgtcaacccggtttaacccagcatctgctgttccttcctacgcaagtcCAGCACAGCAcggcctctccctctctccgctgCCTCAGCCTGCCCTTCTGCTCCACTCTCTGTCACCTCACTTCCAACACTCCCTTCTTTTGTCCCTCTTTCCTTCCCTCAGCCTCTCCACTCCctcagtctctccctctctccgctgCCTCAGTCtgcccatctccaccactccGTTGCGCCATTTCTCCACTCCCTTCTtttgtccctccctccctccgtttCTCCCTACCTCCACTCCCTCCCACCTCCGCCTCTCCCTCTCTTTATTCCATCAGCCTCCACCTCAACTCCCTCagcctctccctccactcccggAGGTGCCGCTACACTAAACGTGTGTTACTCTTGCAGCCTGTGGCCCTGGCGCTGCTGGACAGCTCCTCCATGCTGGGAGTGTTGAGCGGAGTGGCAATGGAGCTTCAAGACTGCGCCTTCCAACTCCTTCAAGGTAACGGGCTTGCTTTGGGTCTGACCCCTTGCTCATGTGTGGAATTGACACTCGGCACCCACTTTGGCCAGTTCCCACGGATCCATCTGAACCCGTCCAAAGACCTAGGcatcgcggtggcgcagcgggtagaactgctgcctcgcagctgcagagacccgggttcgatcctgacctcgggcgctgtctgtacggaatttgtacgttctccctgtgaccagcgtggggttttccccgggtgctccggtttcctccaaagacgtgcgggtttgtgggttaattggcttctgtaaatggtccctagtgtgtagggtagaactagagcacgatgcagggcctgtttccgagccgtatctctaaagtgtaaagtaacGTCATGCTTTACAGCCTCCAGAAACAGCCCACAGACCGCTAGGCTTACCTGGGGGaggacccggaaaaaacccacgcagatcacggggggaacgtgcaaactccgtacaaacagcatcccTAGGAGggtcgccaactgtcccgtattagccgggacatcccgtatatttgggctaaattggcttgccccgtatttgaccgctattACACGGGTccaggggactgtcgggtcgtccggcccccgcctcacccgtcccgatgtagtgcagcccctggagtgcagcagcagcacctcgccagtggccccgtcggtcggtcggcagcccggcctagctgtccgaccttcggaccttcgcttaccgccgacaccatcaccacccctccttctcacggccgatcgtcggttcgtgagttggatggggcgccggactttgcgcgagacatagaaacatagaaattaggtacaggagtaggccattcggcccttcgagcctgcaccgccattcaatatgatcatggctgatcatccaactcagtatcccgtacctgccttctctccataccccttgatccccttaaccacaagggccacatctaactccctcttaaatatagccaatgaactggcctcaactaccctctgcggcagagagttccagagattcaccactctctgtgtgaaaaaagttcttctcatctcggttttaaaggatttcccccttgtccttaagctgtgaccccttgtcctggacttccccaacatcgggaacaatcttcctgcatctagcctgtccaaccccttaagaattttgtaagtttctataagatcccctctcaatctcctaaattctagagagtataaaccaagtctatccagtctttcttcataagacagtcctgacatcccaggaatcagtctggtgaaccttctctgcactccctcgatggcaataatgtccttcctcactgtacgcaatactccaggtgtggtctcaccaagaccctgtacaactgcagtagaacctccctgcttctatactcaaatccttttgcaatgaaagctaacataccattcgctttcttccctctatggcaagaatgtccttcctcagatttggtcatCGCaaagcccgggccaaaactcctcagctgtccAGTCCAGCACCCaagtcatcattcacccagccacggtcgGGTTGGTCGAAGAATAGCCGTCGGAAATTCGTCCCGTATttggaccttttgtcccttatatttgggagtgagagagtTGGCGAACCCTGACCCcgagtcaggatggaagccgggtctctggcgctgtgaggcagcagctctacccgctgcactagGCCCACCGTGCTCTTGCGTTTTCCAGCTGCACCTCCCCCCCTCAGACTAACGCTGACCCGACGGAGTGGCAGCCCACCGGCGGTTTTAACGGGGGTTTGCTGTGGCCGCAGGGGTGACGGTGACGGACCGGGACGAGGTGGGCTTCGTTGGGGCGGACATCGCCGTGTTGCTTGACGCGGTGCCGGCGGCGCAGGACGGTGCGGAGCCGAGCGATCTCTGGAAGGCCAATGTGCGGAGATTCAGAGCGCACGGTCGTGCCCTAGACACATACGCCAAGAAGTCGGTCAAGGTAGGAGCTGCATTCTCTCCTCCGCCTGTttgtcccccccccacaatctttCCCGGGTTCCTTCAGAGATGACTCAGTGGGTGAGTTTATTAGAGGCCAATgtctttgcacagagggtggtggatagatgtaatgagctgccagaggagataattcAGGCAGGGACTCTTGCAATGTATAAGAAACGTTTCAACAGttacatgtataggaaggaactgcagatgctggtttaaattgaagatagacacaaaatgctggagtaactcagcgggacgggcagcatctctggagagaaggattgggtgacgttttggtcagtatgaagaagggtctcaacctgaaaagtcacccattccttctcgccagagatgctacctgtcccgctgagttactccggaaatttgtgtctatcttcaacagttATGTGGATCTTCtacttgtcgagtccacacacaagattagaagttgttcggcagtcggagctgaacacacttggtgcacacaatggtgtctgtcttgtgcttcttgcctTGACCCCagtcacatggataggacaggtttacagggatttggtcaagcgcaggcaggcgggactagtgtagatggggcatgttggccggcgtgggcatgttgggccgaagggcctggtcccatGCTGTTCCAtgctttggtcgcctaattataggaaggatgtcaacaaaatagagagagtacagcggagatttactagaatgttgcctgggtttcagcaaataagttacagagaaaggttgaacaagttagggctttattctttggagcgcagaaggttaaggggggacttgatagaggtttttaaaatgatgagagggatagacagagttgacgtggaaaagcttttcccactgagagtagggaagattcaaacaaggggacatgacatgagaattaagggactgaagtttaggggtaacatgagggggaacttctttactcagagagtggtagctgtgtggaatgagcttccagtgaaggtggtggaggcaggttcgtttttatcatttaaaaataaattggatagttatatggatgggaagggaatggagggttatggtctgagcgcaggtatatgggactaggggagattatgtgttcggcacggactagaagggtcgagatggcctgtttccgtgctgtaattgttatatggttatatggtaacctacaaactcgcgattctttggggcagcacagtgatgcagcgggtagagctgctgcctcgtaaCGCCAGAAACCCGgctgagagtgtgagagtgtgtgtgagcgcgcatgtgtatgtgtgtgtgtgtgtgtgtgagaaagggAGAGACCTGGCAGCTGCAATTCTGCTCCCTGCCTCTAGGGAGGGGTGTTGTGCTGCGTAACGTGATAGGAATTGCCTGAGGACAGGGAGCATGGGCAGTGTGGCCTCTCGATCCTCGCCTTCTCAACCTGCTCCCAATTGTTGGAATCTGTGAAGGAAAAGATCCTGGGAAAGGGCCGGTCTGCAgtcaaccattcaatatgatcacggctgatcatccccaatcagtaccccgttcctgccttctccccatatcccctgactccgctatctttaagagccctatctagctctctcttgaaagtatccagagaaccggcctccaccgccctctgaggcagtgaattccacagactcacaactctctgtgagaaaaagtgtttcctcatctccgttctaaatgccttaccccttattcttaaactgtggcccctggttctggactcccccagcatcgggaacatatttcctgcctctagcgtgtccagacccctaataatcttatatgtttcaataagatcccctcttatccttctaaactccagagtatacaagcccagccgctccatcctctcagcatatgacagtcccgccatcccgggaatataaccttgtaaacctacgctgccctccctcaatagtaagaatgtcccttcctcaaattaggggaccaaaactgcacacaatactcactagagccctgtacaactgcagaatgatctctttgctcctatactcaactcctcttgttataggggacaggaaagtgggataacagaactagtgtgaacgggtgatcgatggtcgacgtggaccaggtgggtcgaagggccggtttctatgctgtatccttAAAGCTACACGAGCTCCATTTTAATGTAACATGGTTGACCGAAGCAAGGGCACTTCTACAAATATCCGCACAGCTGCTTTTTGCATCAGTGTGGGACGGCAGTTTTTGTCATAAGCGGCGATGCTATTATTAGCTAGGCCGCCGATAAACTATTTGGGTCTATATTTGTCCAAACCACTTCAATTCCAGGACTCGAGTGAGTGGAGTGGGTTGGTGACTGACTGATTGATACAGAGGGACGTGGCGTGGAAACCgtgaggtccttcggcccaccgagtccatgccgaccccaaCCAGCCagcgcccgttcacactagtactACGCCACCCCActctcgcatccactccctgcacacggaCCGCTTGGCggcgctcgctggagtttagaaggacgaggggggactcctcattgaaactcaccgcacggtgaaagtcttggatagtgtggatgtggagaggatgtttccactagtgggagcgtctacgatcagaggccacagcttcagaataaaaggacgtagctttagaaaggggataaggagacatttctttcgttggagggtggtgaatctgtggaatcgattgccacagggggcagtggagttAAATCAGCGGATATTTTGAttgatgattagtacgggtgtcggggcttatggggagaaggcaggagaatggggttgagagggaaagatagatcagccatgattgaatggcggaatagacttgatgggctgaatggcctaattctgctcccataacctctgaacacTGGCGCCAGTTTACAGAGGCTAATCCATGTATGTTGggttagaaacatacaaaataggtgcaggaggaggccatttggcccttcgagccagcaccgccattcattgtgaccaaggctgattgtccccaatcaataacccgtgcctgccttctccccatatcccatgattccaccagcccctagagctctatctaactctctcttaaatccatccagtgacttggcctccactgccctctgtggcagggaattccacaaattcacaactctctgggtgaaaacgtttttactcacctcagtcttaaatgggcagcctcccctttattctaagactgtgtgtggcccctggttctggactcacccaacattgggaacatttttcctgcatctagcttgtccagtccttttataattttatatgtttctataagatccccctcatccttctaaactccagtgaatacaagcctagtcttttcaatcttttgtgagaagagaccagagcacctggaggaaacccatgcagtgacGGGGAGGACACACGTAGACACATGTGCgcagacagacacgcacacatacacatgcagacATACAcaagcacactcacacacacgcgcagacacactcacatatacacgcacacacgcagacacacatgcggacacacacgcagacactcgCACATGTGCAGATAcgtacgcagacacacacacagacacacacacgcagacacacatacacacgcgcacacacgcagacacacacgcagacactcgCACGTGTGCAgatacgtacgcacacacacgcagacacacacagagacacacacaggcagacacacattCACGGACAGACATAGACAatcggcgcaggagtaggccattcggcccttcgagccagcaccaccattcaatgtgatcatggctgatcatccccaatcagtaccccgttcctgccttctccccatatcccctgactccgccatctttaagagccctatctagctctctcttgaaagtatccagagaaccggcctccactgccctcagaggcagacacagacacagacacagacagacacaaacgCAAAGTTattctctggtgccgtgagggcAGCGGACCGGCCCTATCCCACCCTCCTTTCCTTCACAGGGTCCAACAGCAGACTGAGGAGGTGAGGATCTTTCGTCAGGCGGCAACTCTCCCGCCGAGCCGTCCGGAGCTTGGTCGCCCTCTCGTTCCCCCGCTGTCCTCTCACTCCCTGTCGTTCCGTCGCCCCGCAGGTCCTGGTAGCGGGCAACTCCGCCAACACCAACTGCTTGGTGGCCATGATCTCCGCCCCCTCCATCCCCGCGGAAAACTTCACCTGCCTGACCAGGAGGGATCGGGATCGGGATCGGGACCAGGTAGGAAACCTGGAATAGCTCTGGGATCGGCTGGGCTTGGattcattagaatttagaagggtgagaggcgatcttgtagaaacacgtaacattcttaaagggactggacaggatggatgcaggaaaaatgttgagtTTGCATTTTggagcaaggaggccctactgcagttgtacagggccctggtgagaccgcacctggagtattgtgtgtacttctggtcccctaatttgaggaaagtttgaggaaggacactcttgctattgagggagtgtagtgtaggttcaccaggttaattcccgggatgacgggactgacatatgatgaaagaatgggtcgactgggtttgtattcactggaatttagaaggaaggattagaaacatgtaacattcttaaagggattggacaggctagatgttcccgatgttggggggagaaacccttttccacccagagagtaaGGCAGATTCAgaagaaccggggggggggggggggaaacatgtaacatctctctgctgcctcctCGCCCACATttattctctctatctctctccctctccccttctccctccccttctcactccctccccttccccctcgctctccccttccccctccccgtcccctctccccctctccccccctcttcccctctctccttcccccctctccccttccccctctctccctttccctctctctccccttccctccctctccttcctctctctccccctctccctctccccttcccctctctcaccttccccctctctccccttcccccccctccctctccccttccccccctctccccccttccccctctccccaggcCTTCCTATATTGGGAAGCCCCCGTGATCCGGGCTGGAGCTCGGACGTTCCCCAACTCCGCCTCAGTGGCCAGAGCCACCTGTGACCACCTGTGTGCTTGGTGGTCCGGGACAAAGCAGGTACTGGGCCCgctatagttttagagatacagcgtggaaccgagcccaccgagcccgcgccgccCAGAgacccccccgcacactaacactaacactatcccacccactcggaacaatgtacagaagccaattaacccacaaacctgcgcgtccttggagtgcgggaggaaaccggagcacccggagaaaacccacgcaggtcacggggagagaacgtacaaactccgtacagacagcgcccgtagtcgggatcgaccccgggtccctggcgcagtgaggcagcagctctacccgctgcgccaccgtgccgccctaatgaTGCCTGCAGCCTGCACCTCGGCCACTAGTTGCCGCTGTTGCTCATGAAGAGAGACAGCAGCGGGAacgatgcccttcggcccattgaaaccatgctgaccatcacgcCTCCTTGTGCACCAATCCTTCAATAATCCCACCTTTGTGTTACATACCCCCACTTCCGCAGGGAGAATGGATGGCCATGGGAGTCGTGTCTGATCGGAATGGCTATGGGATTCCTGAGGGACTGATTTACCCCTTCCCTGTCACAGTGCAGGTACTTCCAATTCATgtatctccctcctccctctctctccctccctctcccccccccctattcccctccgctctacccctccctttctctccctcccccccattctccctcaccctctctcccactccctcactctccccctcccaccctgtccccgtccctctctccccctcccttcacagcttaaggataaaggggaaatccttaaaaaccgagatgagaagaacttttttcacgcagagagtggtgaatctctggaactctctgccacagagggtagttgaggccacttcattggctatatttaagagggagttagatgtggcccttgtggctaaggggatcagggggtatggagagaaggcaggtacgggatactgagttggatgatcagccatgatcatatagaatggcggtgcaggctcgaagggccgaatggcctactcctgcacctaatttctatgtttccccccttactctcccaccccctccctccctctccccgcctattcccctcccctctacctcccCAGTCCCAAGTCTCTGTACAAGTGCCTCCtggtctccccctctcccccctccccccccccccccccgccccaccactttcccccccaccttctctcctcctccccggtCACCGGCCACCCAGTGCCCCGCTGAGTGACCGTCTCCGCTCTGCCCGCAGGCTGGACGTTGGCACATCATCCCGGGCCTGGTCCTGCCCCCGCTCCTCCGGCAGAACATGGCGCTCTGTGCCCGGGAGCTGCTTCGGGAGAGGGACAGAGCCCTGGCGTCTCTGGTGAACAGTAAGTGCTGCGGCAACCTGGCGACGTGggtagtggtggtggtgtggggggggggaggggggaggcacgTGTCGATGGGGGTGCGAGTGGGGaggttgtggacgcagcccagaccatcgcacaaaccaaccacccttccattgacaggagcaaggaggtcccactgcagttgtacatggccctggtgagaccactcctgaagtattgtgtgcagttttggtctcctagtttgaggaagggacATTcttgtattgagggagtgcagcgtaggttcaccaggttaattcaccaggcgggactgacatacgatgacagaatggatcgactgggctcgtattcactggaatttaggatgagaggggatgttatagaaacatatacaattcataagggtagatgcaggaagaatgttccccatgttggtggGGAgaccagaaaataggtgcaggagtaggccattcggccctatgagccagcattgccattcaatacaatcttggctgatcatccaaaattagtgccccgttcctgctttttccccatatcccttgattccattagccctgagtgctaaatctaactctctcttgaaaacatctattgaattggcctccactgccttctgtggcagagaattccacagattcacaactctctgggtgaaaacgtttttcctcatctcagtccaaaatggccgaccccttattcttaaactgtgtgtgaccctcggttctggactcccccaacatcgggaacattttacctgcatctagcctgtccaatcctttcaatgaattgtatatgtttcaatgagatctttcTGTGAATTCAAGCCCTGTGGACCCACTCTTTCTGTTGTCTCTTcccaatggtggccgattgggaaagggagagatgcagcgagacctgggtgtcatggtacaccagtcattgaaggtaggcatgcaggtgcagcaggcagtaaagaaagcaaatggtatgctagctttcattgcaaaaggatttgagtataggagcagggaggttctactgcagttgtacagggtcatggtgagaccacacctggagtattgcgtacagttttggtctccaaatctgaggaaggacattattgccatagagggagtgcagagaaggttcaccagactgattcctgggatgtcaggactgtcttatgaagaaagactggatagacttggtttatactctctagaatttaggagattgagaggggatcttatagaaacttacaaaattcttaaggggttggacaggctagatgcaggaagattgttcccgatgttggggaagtccaggacaaggggtcacagcttaaggatgagggggaaatcctttaaaaccgagatgagaataacttttttcacccagagagtggtgaatctctggaactctctgtcacagagggtagttgaggccagttcattggctatatttaagagggagttagatgtggcccttgtggctaagggaatcagggggtatggagagaaggcagggatgggatactgagttggatgatcagccatgatcatattgaatggcggtgcaggctcgaagggccgaatggcctactcctgcacctaatttctatgtttctatgtgaggtgAGCGAACGACAGGagtggcttgaggggccgaatggctcccCTCTGTGTCTTGCGCACATCTTCCTTTTGAGTGACGATCGTCTCTCCTGCGTGCAGGCCACCTGTGAGGGCTCCTGGTCCGGATCGGTCACGCTGGAGCGGGAGATCCAAGCCGGAGAGAGGCCCGGCTTTCCGAGGAGATGCCGGAGATCAGGGCCTTCCCGGTGAACAcccggcacggcacggcacggcacacCCAGCTCGCCGCAAGCTGTCGGTACCCAGCCAGGGGAGGCTTACATTCACTGCCaacgtggagaggacgtttccacccgtgagagcgtctaggaccagagggcacagcctcagaattaaaggacatctttttagaaaggagacgaggaggaatttctttaaaaaGTTCGTAAGCGAGAggtgtagaattaagccattcagcccatcaagtctactccgccattcaatcatggctgatctatctctccttcctaaccccattctcctgccttctccccataacccctgacacccacactaatcaagaatccatctatctctgcctttaatatatgcactgacttggcctccacagccttctgtggcaaagaattccacatattcaccaccgtctgattagacaatagacaataggtgcaggaggaaggccattcggcccttcgagccagcaccgccattcaatgtgatcatggctgatcatccccaatcagtaaccctgttcctgccttctccccatatcccccgacttcgctatctttaagagccgtatccagctctctcttgaaagtatccagagattaaacaaattcctcctcagctccttcctaaaagaacgtcctttaattctgaggctgtgacctctggtcctggactctcccgctagtggaaacatcctctgcacatccactctatccaagccttttcacTAAACTGTACCTTCCAGTACCCCCATCTTTCTTCAAAACCCcagcgaatataagcccagtgccgtcaaacgctgatCATTTGTTAAAAGTAatggacattcctttagaaaagaggcatgggggaatttctttagtcggacggtggtgaatctgtggaattcattgcctcagatggctgtggaggccaagtgggacgacagatggcacaatgggctaagtgttcggctggcgaccagaaggtagccggttcgaatcccgcttggagtgcatattgtcgttgtgtccttggggcaagacacttcacccacctttgcctgtgtgtaatgtaaggaaattatgtgaagcactttggagtcaatgcaagttgactaaaaatgtgctatataaataagattattattattattattataagtcaAGCGATATCTTTCAGATACAGGTACtggtacacactaggggcgactTACAGCAGCCTAATACCCCGCCAGTATCCTTGGGAGCATGGGTGGAAACAGGGAtgtctcccttcccccaccctggggagggattggggggggcTAGAGGAAAACCCGCCCCCTAGCAAACCAAACAAGATGGTGTCCAACCCTTCATTTGTGAGCTGGTCAtggaagtggatctgcaatcttgcgttacaatcgctccactcttttaaatctcttctccGACAGCCACGTTTCAGATTTTAACTCTGctccctttaagggcctgtcccacttaggctatttttaggcgactgtcgtaGTCGTAGCAGGTCTCCGAAACACCGGCGacttgaccccccccccttcgacataaaatttgaaatagaatcattactttaacaccatcaaaaaaacaaagtcagctccggcgacaacctacgttgtctgaagaaggatttcggtccgaaacgttgcctatttccttcgctccaaagatgctgctgctgcacccgctgagatcctccagcacttttgtctactttcgatttttcagcatctgcagttccttcttggacaacctacgttaaccagGCA
Proteins encoded in this region:
- the LOC129715390 gene encoding malate dehydrogenase, cytoplasmic-like isoform X1, with the protein product MAEPVKVAVTRAAGPTAYSLLYSIANGEVCGNQQPVALALLDSSSMLGVLSGVAMELQDCAFQLLQGVTVTDRDEVGFVGADIAVLLDAVPAAQDGAEPSDLWKANVRRFRAHGRALDTYAKKSVKVLVAGNSANTNCLVAMISAPSIPAENFTCLTRRDRDRDRDQAFLYWEAPVIRAGARTFPNSASVARATCDHLCAWWSGTKQGEWMAMGVVSDRNGYGIPEGLIYPFPVTVQAGRWHIIPGLVLPPLLRQNMALCARELLRERDRALASLVNSHL
- the LOC129715390 gene encoding malate dehydrogenase, cytoplasmic-like isoform X2; protein product: MAEPVKVAVTRAAGPTAYSLLYSIANGEVCGNQQPVALALLDSSSMLGVLSGVAMELQDCAFQLLQGVTVTDRDEVGFVGADIAVLLDAVPAAQDGAEPSDLWKANVRRFRAHGRALDTYAKKSVKVLVAGNSANTNCLVAMISAPSIPAENFTCLTRRDRDRDRDQAFLYWEAPVIRAGARTFPNSASVARATCDHLCAWWSGTKQAGRWHIIPGLVLPPLLRQNMALCARELLRERDRALASLVNSHL
- the LOC129715390 gene encoding malate dehydrogenase, cytoplasmic-like isoform X3, yielding MAEPVKVAVTRAAGPTAYSLLYSIANGEVCGNQQPVALALLDSSSMLGVLSGVAMELQDCAFQLLQGVTVTDRDEVGFVGADIAVLLDAVPAAQDGAEPSDLWKANVRRFRAHGRALDTYAKKSVKAFLYWEAPVIRAGARTFPNSASVARATCDHLCAWWSGTKQGEWMAMGVVSDRNGYGIPEGLIYPFPVTVQAGRWHIIPGLVLPPLLRQNMALCARELLRERDRALASLVNSHL